The Paramicrobacterium fandaimingii DNA segment CCTTCCGCAGTGGTGTGACGATCAGAACGCACGCGTGTGTGGAATATCTGGTCGGCCGTAAAAGGATTGCTCGAAAACTCGTCGCGCCCGGCGGGTGATGGCGAAGTAGTCTTCTTCAAGCGATGCGGCAGAGCCAGGCGGGTAATCGAGAATTCGAGCGATGCCCTCGAGCTGCCTGCGTTCGATCGGCAGAACGTCAGTTGTGCGGTTGAGCCACAGTGTCATTGCGGAACGAGCGCGAGACGAGAAAATCCACGCCTCTCTCAGCTGGTCCGCGTCGTCTGCCTTGATGAGGTCGTGTTCTGCCGCGACACCGAGTGCGGCAAGAGTCGATGTCGTCTGCAATTCCGGGATGCTGTTCGCGTATTGCAGCTGGATAAGCTGAACGAACCATTCGACGTCACTGAGCGATCCCCTGCCGAGCTTCACATGACGTAGAGGATCAGCGCCGCGGGGCAACCGCTCGTTTTCTACGCGCGCTTTGATTCTCTTGACTTCGCGCACGTCGTGCTCGCTGATGTGAGCCGGGTATCGAATGGTGTCGGCAAGCGCGATGAACTCCGAGACGAGACCGTCATCGCCAGCAACGCCCCGTGCGCGAAGCAGGGCCTGTGCCTCCCACGTCAGAGACCAGCGACCGTAATAGCTGCGATACGACTCGAGCGACCGAACGACGGGGCCGTTCTTGCCCTCGGGCCGGAGATCGACGTCGAGATCGAGAGGGAGCACAGGGTCATCGGTGAGCCTGGTGAGCTCAGACACGTATTTCTGGGCGACCGCTTGAGCCTTCTCTGTTTCGGCTGTGAGAGGCCGAAACACATAGACGACATCGGTATCGGAGCCGAAGCCCAGTTCCGCTCCCCCGAACCGACCCATGCCAATCACCGCGAATTCAAGGAGCTCGCCCCCGGGAACTGTCGATCTGATCTGTCGAAGCACGCCCTGCAGCGTCGCATCCGTGACATCGGCGAGTGCGGGCCCAAGCTCAGTGACGCCGTCGATGTCGAGAACTGCTCCAAGGGCCAATCGAAGTATTTCGCGACGACGAACACGAAGAACGGCCTTCGTTGCGCGTTCGAGCGATTCGTGGCGGGAGAATATCGCCTGCATCTCGGCGCGCAGCGCAGCGAGCCCGACGGGCCGAAGCTCACGGTCTTTCTCAAGCCAGGCAGACGATTCGGGAAATGCCGCGAGGAGCTCCCCGACGTACCGTGAACTCGACAGCACGCGAGTGAGTCTCTCGGCCACCATCGACGAGTCACGCAGCATGCGTAAGAACCAGTGGGTGGACCCGAGTGCGTCACTCAATCGACGGAACGCCAGAAGGCCATAGTCCGGGTCGGTGCCCTCGGCAAACCACCGGAGCATGACGGGCAGCAGATGTCGCTGGATCGTCGCTCGTCTCGACACGCCAGCGGTGAGCGCAGCGATATGTGCCAGGGCCCCCCTCGGATCGCGAAAGCCAATTGCCGTGAGTCGGGCCTTCGCCTGGTCTGTGCTGAGCGCCAGTTCGTCTTCGGGCAACGACGCGACCGCGCTGAGCAGGGGGCGATAGAAGAGACGTTCGTGGAGCTCGCGCACGTCGTGTTTTGTCTTCTCCCATGTGCGAACCAAGCCGGCGGCGCCACCTGGCCTTCGGGTGGCGCGAGCAAGAACACGGAGGCTCTCTTCATCACGCGGCATCAAGTGCGTACGCCGCAGCCGCACGAGCTGCAATCGGTGTTCGAGAACGCGTAGGTAGGTATACGCCTCGGCGAAGTCAGCGGACTCCTGTCGACCGATATAGCCGGCGTCTGACAGCGCCGTGAGCGCGGAGAGCGTTCCACGCTGGCGAACGCTCTCGTCCGTCTGCCCGTGCACGAGTTGCAGGAGCTGCACGGTGAATTCCACGTCGCGCAATCCACCAGGTCCGAGCTTTATCTGGCGTTGCACCTCATCTGACGGAATGTTCGCCGTCACTCGGCCGCGCATCGCCTGCACCGACTCGACGAAGTCTTCACGGTGCGCTGTCGCCCAGACAAGCGGTGACAGCGCATCAACATAGTCGTTTCCCAAGTCGATGTCGCCTGCCAGGGGTCGCGCTTTGAGCAGCGCCTGAAACTCCCAGCTCTTCGCCCAACGCTCGTAGTAGGTGACGTGTGATTCACGAGTGCGGACGAGCGCACCGTCTTTACCTTCAGGGCGCAGATTCGGGTCGACTTCCCACAGGCCGGGTTCGCTGTCGGGCTCGTCGATGATCCTCTGAATCTGCATAGCGAGCCGCGTAGCCACGTCGACGGCTCGGCTCTGACTGAGATCTCCCTCGGCCTCAGCCACATAGATCACATCGACGTCACTGACATAGTTCAGTTCCCGTGCGCCGGCCTTCCCCATGCCGATCACCGCGAAACGCGTGCGCTCAACGTCGGCGCGAGGAAAAAGCGGGTTTCCGACGGGCGGATCGCACAGCCGCGTGCGTGCAATGGTGAGAGCTGCCTCGAGCGCCGCGGCGGCAGCGTCTGCGAGGTAGCTCGTCACGCTGTCGAGTACATCGGTGGGGTCATCTGCGGTGAGGTCGACGATGACGATTCGCGCAAGGATGCGTCGGTACCGCTCTCGGAGGAGGCAGGCAGCGGCGTCATCGGCCGATTCGGCGAAGCCATTTCTCACGCCGAGCGCAGCGAACAGGTCATCCCGCATCTCTGAGGCCGTCGGCATCGGAACGTCGGTGAGAGAGGTGACGTCGAGATGCTCAGGATGTCTCAGGAAGAACTCAGCGAGACCGCCTGACGCACCAACCAGCCGCACGAGGGCTTCGCGCTGGCCTCGCGCATCCCAGCATCCTTTGACCGAGCCTGGATGCGCACGTTCCACATCGATGAGGTGGTTCAGCGCAGCATCCGGATCGGCGGCAAATCTGAACTCGGGAGAGATCTCGTCTGCGGGGATGCCCAGGAGCTCGCTGAGCTCCGTCAGTGATTGTCGCGCCTCCGTGAGCCGTGAGAAGCCCACACGAGCAAGCCCGCTGAGCGCAGATTGATCACGTTGAGCCATGGAGGCTCACAGGGCTGTCAGATTCGTGCGCAGCTCATAGGGAGTGACCTGAGCGCGATAGTCGTACCACTCCTGCCGCTTATTGAGCATGAAATAGTCGTAGACCTGCGAACCGAGAGTTTCGGCGACGAGTTCAGACTGCTCCATGTATTGCACGGCGTGATCGAGGTTTGACGGCAGCGGCTCATAACCCAGAGCCCTGCGCTCGGCGTCAGACAGACTCCAGACGTTATTCTCCGCCTCGGGTGGGAGCTCGTAGCCCTCCTCGATTCCCTTCAGCCCTGCGGCGAGCATGAGGGAGAATGCAAGGTACGGATTGCACGCCGAGTCGATTCCGCGATATTCGACGCGAGAGCTCTGCCCCTTGTGCGGCTTGTACATCGGCACCCGGATGAGAGCAGAGCGATTGTTATGTCCCCATGTGACAAAGCTCGGTGCCTCGTCGCCGCCCCAGATTCGCTTGTACGAATTCACAAATTGGTTGGTGACGGCGGTGATCTCTTGAGCGTGCGTCAGCAGGCCGGCGATGAACTGACGGCCGACCTTCGACAGCTGGTACTGGGCGCCAGCTTCGTAGAACGCGTTGGTATCGCCCTCGAAGAGTGACATATGCGTGTGCATTCCCGAACCGGGTTGCCCTGACATCGGCTTCGGCATGAACGTGGCGTGCACGCCCTGCTCGATGGCGACCTCTTTGACGACCGTGCGGAACGTCATGATGTTGTCGGCCGTCGTCAGCGCATCTGCATACCTCAGGTCGATCTCGTTCTGCCCAGGGCCGCCTTCGTGATGGCTGTACTCGACAGAGATGCCGATGTCTTCAAGCATCGTGACGGCCCGGCGCCGGAAGTCGTGTGCGGTTCCTCCCGGAACGTTGTCGAAGTACCCCGCGTCGTCGACGGGCACGGGGCCGCCGTCGACGATCGCCGTCGACTTCATGAGGTAGAACTCCACCTCTGGGTGCGTGTAGAACGTGAAGCCGAGGTCTTTTGCCTTTTCGAGGGTGCGCTTCAGCACATGTCGAGGATCCGCGGCAGCTGGCTGCCCGTCGGGCGTCGTGAGATCGCAGAACATGCGGGCTGTCGGATCAATCTCACCTCTCCACGGCAGCACTTGGAACGTGCCGGGGTCGGGCAGCGAGAGCAGATCAGACTCATAGCTCCGCGTGAAGCCCTCAATCGCCGAGCCGTCAAAGCCGAGGCCCTCGGCGAATGCCCCCTCCACTTCGGCGGGAGCGATGGCGACGGACTTGAGGGTTCCGACGACGTCGGTAAACCAGAGCCGGACGAACTTGATTCCGCGCTCCTCGATCGTGCGAAGAACGAAGTCCTGCTGCTTGTCCATCCACTCCCCTTTCGACGGCCATGGCGGCACGTTCCCAGGCTAGTCGGTGAAGGGGTCTCCCGTGCACGAACGGAGTGCGTTCATCGCTCGGATTCTTCCTCTTCTTCCCACTTGCGACTGTTCTCGGCAAGTCGCTCGAGCGCGTGCGATGCTTCGTCCGGCGTGTCAAACGGACCAACCCTGTCAACCGAGGGCGAGACGTACCCGTGCTCCACCTCGCCGGACTTGAGGTTGTACCAATACTTCTTCGACGGGTCGTCAATCATTGATGCTCCCTTGCGCTCACTTAGAATCGAGTGTATGCCCAAGGATTCCCACGGTCATCTCATTCCCGGTCGCGTCGGCCCGCTCCGCACGGTTCCGATCTCGATACCTCGTCCCGAGTATGTCGGGAAGAGGTCTCCGGCGGCTCCTTCCGGCAATGACACCTACACAGACGAGCAGATTCAGCGGATTCGCACGTCGAGCACGATCGCCGCTCAAGCGATAGCGAGAGTCGGAGAGCGCATTATTCCTGGTGTGACGACCGACGAGTTGGATCGCATCGGACACGAATTTCTCATCGAGCACGATGCTTACCCGTCGACCCTCGGCTATCGCGGGTACCCGAAGTCTCTGTGCAGCTCGCTCAACGAGGTGATTTGCCATGGGATCCCTGACGACACGGTTCTCGAGTCCGGCGACATCATCAACATCGACATCACCGCATTTCACCAGGGAATGCACGGCGATACGAATCGCACGTTCATTGTCGGAGATGCGCCGCAGGAGGCTCGAGACCTCGTCGAGCGAACGGAAGAGGCTCTGCGTCGTGGAATCAAGGCTGTCGCCCCCGGTCGCGAGGTGAATGTCATCGGCCGTGCCATCGAGTCGTATGCGAAACGCTACGGGTACGGGGTTGTGCGCGACTTCACCGGACACGGCGTCGGCGAGGCCTTCCACTCGGGTCTGATCATTCCCCACTACGATTCGGCGCCCGAGCACAGCACGATCATGCAGCCCGGAATGGTTTTCACAATTGAGCCGATGCTGACCCTCGGGGATGTCGCCTGGGATCTTTGGGCGGATGACTGGACAGTGACGACGAAGGATAAGTCGCTGACAGCCCAGTTTGAGCACACGCTCGTTGTGACCGAACGCGGTGCCGAGGTGCTCACACTCCCCTGAGGAGCGGTAATCTGGTGGCATGAGCTCGCACGACAGTGACGTTGCAATTGGCATCGACATCGGTGGCACCGGAATCAAAGGAGCATCCGTTAATGTGCGCACGGGTACCTTGATCAGCGATCGCATTAAGGTTCCGACACCTCCGGGCGCACGCCCCGATGATGTGATCGACGCAGTGTGCACTCTCGTCGATCAGCTCTCGCATAACGACATCGAGCACGCGCCGCTTGGCGTCGCCTTTCCCGCCGTCGTCAAACACGGAATGACGATGTCTGCCGCCAATGTTTCTGATGACTGGATCGGCCTCGAGGCAGAGAAGCTCTTCGAAAAGGCGCTTTCCCGCGACATCAGCTTTCTCAACGATGCGGATGCCGCAGGCCTCGCCGAGCTTCGCTATGGAGCCGCTCGAGACGTGGACGGTGTGACGTTGATGACGACGCTCGGAACCGGAATCGGAACGGCGATTCTTTCTGACGGCGTTCTCGTTCCCAACGTCGAATTGGGACACATCGAAATTGGCGGGCACGATGCCGAGACCATCACCTCGAATGCTGTTCGCGATCGAGAAGACCTGTCGTGGAAGTCGTGGGCGAAACGGCTCCAACGGTATTACAGTGCATGCGAGATCTATCTGTCGCCTGATCTCATTGTCGTCGGCGGCGGGGTATCGAAACACCACGAGAGCTTTCTTCCGCTCCTCGACCTCACCGCACCGATCGTTCCCGCACAGCTGCGGAACAACGCCGGCATTCTCGGCGCTGCGGCGCGAGCATCCGAAATGCACCCGACGTTAGTGTGAACGGGCCGACTGGTACGCCGGGTTCTGTCTAGGCGCACGCGCCCTGGACGGCCATCTCTCTCGGGGACGTGTTGCCACGGCCCTCTAGCGGTCTACCCGGGAACGAGACGAGCAGCCTCATGGTTCCCTGTCTGACCTTGCTCCGGGCGAGGTTTACCGAGCCATCCGAGTCACCCCGGATGCTGGTGGTCTCTTACACCACCCTTTCACCCTTACCGCCGGCCGGAGCCGGAGGCGGTCTGCTCTCTGTTGCACTGTCTCGCGAGTTGCCTCGGGTGGGTGTTACCCACCACCCTGCTCTGTGGAGCCCGGACGTTCCTCGGCACCGTTACCGGTGACGCGACCGTCTTGTCGACCCGTTCACCGTTCTATCGTAGCCTGCTCACCAGAGTCCAGATTCCTCGGTGCGCACGACGATGCAATTGCATTCGGGACAGCGAACGACATCGTCGAGAGCGGCTGCGCGAATGGTAGCAAGGTCTTGGCCTGTCAGGCTCATCGTGCAGCCGCCGCACGTGCCCGCTCTGAAGAGGGCGGCGCCGATTCCGGTCTTCGCTCGCTGCTTCTCGTAGGCCTCCAGCAACTCGGCATCGAGCTTTTCCGTGAGCACATGGCGCGTTCCGGCGAGCGTTCCGCGCTGCTCGGCGATGTCGTCGAGCGCCGTCTGCCTCTGTGCACGGATGTCGGCGATGCGTGCATCAATCTCGACACCCTCCGCGCGCGTTGCGTCGGCTACCCCGCGCGCGTCTTCGACCGTTTGCATCACATCAAGCTGCTGCTCTTCGAGAACCGCGGTGCGTCCACGAAGCGACTCAAGCTCTGATTCGAGCGCGGTGACGTCTTTCACCGACGAGGTCTGCTGCAGTCGCTTATCGTCTCGCTGCATCCGAGCCGACACCGTTGCGGCGTCTGATTCAAGACGGCCGAGATCGGCCTCGGCATCTTCGACAGCGCCAACCTCTGTCGCGAGACGACTGACAATGCCATCCCGCTCAGCCGCGGCCTCCTGGAGCAGGGCGCTCTCAGGCAGGTTCTTCTCGCGGTGCATGAGTCGATCGAGGCTCGAATCGGTCTGCTGAAGCTCAAGAAGCTTCTTCTGCTCGGCATTCGGTGCTTTCACGTGTGTCTCTTTCGTCAGGCGTTGTGGACCGAGAAGTCCCACGGGTCGGTGCGCGATTCGCTCACTCGAACATCGAGTGACGGAAAGCGTGCTGTGAGCTGTGCTGCGACGTTGTCGAGCCAGAGGGATTCTGCCGCCCAGTGCGACACATCGATGAGCGCCGGTCCGTCTGTGAGCAGCGCCTGCTCGCGCGCTTCAGACGCAGGGTGATGTCTGAGATCGCTCGTCACGTACACATCAGCCGATGTCACTGCCGGGTGGCTCAGCAGGGAGTCCCCCGCACCACCGCAGATCGCGACTCGGTGCACGGATGCCGCTGGGGCTCCCGCAACGCGCACACCACTGACCGTCTTCGGCAAGACATCGGCGACACGCGCAGCAAATTCTTCAAGCGTGAGCGGGTGCGTCAGATCTCCGACGCGCCCCAGCCCGCCGATGCCGTTGCGTGCGGACGTGATCGGTTCGCTGTCGATGATCCCCAGAGCATTTGCCAGGGCGGAGGACGTGCCACCATCGACGACGTCAGCGTTGGTGTGAGCAGCGAGCAGTGCACAATTGCCGCGGATCAGGCGAGAGAGAACGTGCCCCTTGTACTGATCCGCAGCGATGCTTGTGACGCCCCGCATCAGAAGCGGGTGGTGCACGAGCAGCAGCTGAGCGTTCGCGGCGATCGCCTCATCAACTGTTGCGCCGACGGCATCAACAGCGAGAACGACCCGCTCGACGCTGTCATGCGGGTCACCGCTCACCAAACCGGTTGCGTCCCATTCCTCCGCGCCGGAATGCGGCCACAGGTCTTCGGCGGCGGCGAGAATCTCTGATAATAAAGCAGCCACGACGCAAGCCTACGCGACCAGAAGGGCCCGTGCGTCGAGGCTGCTTCAACAGCAGCTCCCTCTGACAAAATGAGCCGGTGCGTGGAATTCTTGAACAACTGTGGTGGCGGCTCATCTCAATCGTCGGAGTCGTGGTCACGATGCTCATCTGGTGGCCCATCAGAGATCTTCTGATCGGCTGGCTTGAACCGTGGGCGGGGTGGGGACTGACACATGGGCTCAACGGTGTGCTGGGCTTCGCC contains these protein-coding regions:
- a CDS encoding bifunctional [glutamine synthetase] adenylyltransferase/[glutamine synthetase]-adenylyl-L-tyrosine phosphorylase, with the translated sequence MAQRDQSALSGLARVGFSRLTEARQSLTELSELLGIPADEISPEFRFAADPDAALNHLIDVERAHPGSVKGCWDARGQREALVRLVGASGGLAEFFLRHPEHLDVTSLTDVPMPTASEMRDDLFAALGVRNGFAESADDAAACLLRERYRRILARIVIVDLTADDPTDVLDSVTSYLADAAAAALEAALTIARTRLCDPPVGNPLFPRADVERTRFAVIGMGKAGARELNYVSDVDVIYVAEAEGDLSQSRAVDVATRLAMQIQRIIDEPDSEPGLWEVDPNLRPEGKDGALVRTRESHVTYYERWAKSWEFQALLKARPLAGDIDLGNDYVDALSPLVWATAHREDFVESVQAMRGRVTANIPSDEVQRQIKLGPGGLRDVEFTVQLLQLVHGQTDESVRQRGTLSALTALSDAGYIGRQESADFAEAYTYLRVLEHRLQLVRLRRTHLMPRDEESLRVLARATRRPGGAAGLVRTWEKTKHDVRELHERLFYRPLLSAVASLPEDELALSTDQAKARLTAIGFRDPRGALAHIAALTAGVSRRATIQRHLLPVMLRWFAEGTDPDYGLLAFRRLSDALGSTHWFLRMLRDSSMVAERLTRVLSSSRYVGELLAAFPESSAWLEKDRELRPVGLAALRAEMQAIFSRHESLERATKAVLRVRRREILRLALGAVLDIDGVTELGPALADVTDATLQGVLRQIRSTVPGGELLEFAVIGMGRFGGAELGFGSDTDVVYVFRPLTAETEKAQAVAQKYVSELTRLTDDPVLPLDLDVDLRPEGKNGPVVRSLESYRSYYGRWSLTWEAQALLRARGVAGDDGLVSEFIALADTIRYPAHISEHDVREVKRIKARVENERLPRGADPLRHVKLGRGSLSDVEWFVQLIQLQYANSIPELQTTSTLAALGVAAEHDLIKADDADQLREAWIFSSRARSAMTLWLNRTTDVLPIERRQLEGIARILDYPPGSAASLEEDYFAITRRARRVFEQSFYGRPDIPHTRAF
- the glnA gene encoding type I glutamate--ammonia ligase — its product is MDKQQDFVLRTIEERGIKFVRLWFTDVVGTLKSVAIAPAEVEGAFAEGLGFDGSAIEGFTRSYESDLLSLPDPGTFQVLPWRGEIDPTARMFCDLTTPDGQPAAADPRHVLKRTLEKAKDLGFTFYTHPEVEFYLMKSTAIVDGGPVPVDDAGYFDNVPGGTAHDFRRRAVTMLEDIGISVEYSHHEGGPGQNEIDLRYADALTTADNIMTFRTVVKEVAIEQGVHATFMPKPMSGQPGSGMHTHMSLFEGDTNAFYEAGAQYQLSKVGRQFIAGLLTHAQEITAVTNQFVNSYKRIWGGDEAPSFVTWGHNNRSALIRVPMYKPHKGQSSRVEYRGIDSACNPYLAFSLMLAAGLKGIEEGYELPPEAENNVWSLSDAERRALGYEPLPSNLDHAVQYMEQSELVAETLGSQVYDYFMLNKRQEWYDYRAQVTPYELRTNLTAL
- a CDS encoding SPOR domain-containing protein — encoded protein: MIDDPSKKYWYNLKSGEVEHGYVSPSVDRVGPFDTPDEASHALERLAENSRKWEEEEESER
- the map gene encoding type I methionyl aminopeptidase — protein: MPKDSHGHLIPGRVGPLRTVPISIPRPEYVGKRSPAAPSGNDTYTDEQIQRIRTSSTIAAQAIARVGERIIPGVTTDELDRIGHEFLIEHDAYPSTLGYRGYPKSLCSSLNEVICHGIPDDTVLESGDIINIDITAFHQGMHGDTNRTFIVGDAPQEARDLVERTEEALRRGIKAVAPGREVNVIGRAIESYAKRYGYGVVRDFTGHGVGEAFHSGLIIPHYDSAPEHSTIMQPGMVFTIEPMLTLGDVAWDLWADDWTVTTKDKSLTAQFEHTLVVTERGAEVLTLP
- the ppgK gene encoding polyphosphate--glucose phosphotransferase, which produces MSSHDSDVAIGIDIGGTGIKGASVNVRTGTLISDRIKVPTPPGARPDDVIDAVCTLVDQLSHNDIEHAPLGVAFPAVVKHGMTMSAANVSDDWIGLEAEKLFEKALSRDISFLNDADAAGLAELRYGAARDVDGVTLMTTLGTGIGTAILSDGVLVPNVELGHIEIGGHDAETITSNAVRDREDLSWKSWAKRLQRYYSACEIYLSPDLIVVGGGVSKHHESFLPLLDLTAPIVPAQLRNNAGILGAAARASEMHPTLV
- a CDS encoding zinc ribbon domain-containing protein, which gives rise to MKAPNAEQKKLLELQQTDSSLDRLMHREKNLPESALLQEAAAERDGIVSRLATEVGAVEDAEADLGRLESDAATVSARMQRDDKRLQQTSSVKDVTALESELESLRGRTAVLEEQQLDVMQTVEDARGVADATRAEGVEIDARIADIRAQRQTALDDIAEQRGTLAGTRHVLTEKLDAELLEAYEKQRAKTGIGAALFRAGTCGGCTMSLTGQDLATIRAAALDDVVRCPECNCIVVRTEESGLW
- a CDS encoding Nif3-like dinuclear metal center hexameric protein; this encodes MAALLSEILAAAEDLWPHSGAEEWDATGLVSGDPHDSVERVVLAVDAVGATVDEAIAANAQLLLVHHPLLMRGVTSIAADQYKGHVLSRLIRGNCALLAAHTNADVVDGGTSSALANALGIIDSEPITSARNGIGGLGRVGDLTHPLTLEEFAARVADVLPKTVSGVRVAGAPAASVHRVAICGGAGDSLLSHPAVTSADVYVTSDLRHHPASEAREQALLTDGPALIDVSHWAAESLWLDNVAAQLTARFPSLDVRVSESRTDPWDFSVHNA